The Zingiber officinale cultivar Zhangliang chromosome 9A, Zo_v1.1, whole genome shotgun sequence genome window below encodes:
- the LOC122020827 gene encoding brassinosteroid-responsive RING protein 1-like, with translation MGFPCLCYTVILPRPVALIVHLLDLLKLALSAGLFFLGLPSSSAAAAAAIDDLDAFPSYLLPDSHLPPPASVKSRLPVVRFSALRPNGAAICAVCLDALCPRHEVRQLGHCAHAFHKHCIDKWVDVGQLTCPLCRAPLLHHQPPEEYENTAKISSKQVEEKCN, from the exons ATGGGCTTCCCCTGCCTATGCTACACCGTCATCCTACCCCGCCCCGTCGCCCTTATCGTCCACCTCCTCGATCTCCTCAAGCTCGCACTCTCCGCCGGCCTCTTCTTTCTCGGCCTCCCCTCCTCCTCTGCCGCTGCCGCTGCCGCCATCGACGACCTCGACGCTTTTCCCTCCTACCTCCTCCCCGACTCCCACCTCCCTCCTCCCGCCTCCGTCAAGTCCCGCCTCCCCGTCGTCCGCTTCTCCGCCCTCCGCCCCAACGGCGCGGCCATCTGCGCCGTCTGCCTCGACGCCCTCTGCCCCCGCCACGAGGTCCGCCAGCTCGGACACTGTGCCCATGCCTTCCACAAGCACTGCATCGACAAGTGGGTCGACGTCGGCCAGCTCACCTGCCCTCTCTGCCGCGCCCCGCTCCTCCACCATCAGCCTCCGGAGGAGTATGAG AATACTGCCAAGATCTCCAGCAAACAAGTAGAAGAAAAATGCAATTAG